The following proteins come from a genomic window of Zonotrichia leucophrys gambelii isolate GWCS_2022_RI chromosome 4, RI_Zleu_2.0, whole genome shotgun sequence:
- the JCHAIN gene encoding immunoglobulin J chain produces MKSTWSLCVALAVSLGIIFVAGYPVGPSDEEYVLVNNKCQCVTVTSKFVPSQENPQEEVLERNIRIIVPLKARENISDPLSPLRTTFVYRLSELCKNCEPIEIDLGGAIHQAQQGNSCEEPQTCYTYDRNECYSSPVPLLHHGEVMQVPAALTPDSCFAQ; encoded by the exons ATGAAGAGCACTTGGTCGCTGTGTGTTGCCTTGGCTGTCTCCTTGGGGATCATCTTTGTGGCAG GTTATCCAGTGGGTCCCAGCGATGAGGAGTACGTGCTGGTCAATAATAAGTGTCAGTGTGTAACAGTGACCTCAAAGTTTGTCCCCTCTCAAGAAAATCCTCAGGAAGAAGTCCTGGAGAGAAACATCCGCATCAT AGTCCCTCTGAAGGCTCGGGAGAACATCTCGGACCCCTTGTCCCCACTCAGGACCACCTTTGTCTACCGCCTGAGTGAACT ATGCAAAAATTGTGAACCCATAGAAATTGATCTGGGCGGGGCCATCCACCAGGCCCAGCAGGGCAACTCCTGTGAAGAACCTCAGACATGCTACACCTACGACAGGAATGAGTGCTACagctcccctgtgcccctgctgcaCCACGGGGAGGTGAtgcaggtgccagcagctctgaccCCAGACTCCTGCTTCGCCCAGTAG